A genomic window from Gammaproteobacteria bacterium includes:
- a CDS encoding tetratricopeptide repeat protein: protein MNLNKKKKQAYTFFQNRQLQEARKLYTEITRKAPKDADAWFFLSIIHGQMGTLPEAEHCCRQTLALQPNAHAAWDNLGLALMMQGRANEAAPCFQKSIQINPRNEKAYAKLGNLLREQGHPVDARKHFNKALEINPNYAEAHNNLGNLLQEQCKFKEALEHYQTAARLVPNYIEAHFNIGTIQQSLGNYESAIEHYHEAHRLRPEFSAPIAGVANIYEKQGEFEAAYKELEPLLKLPVPPSNAAITFANFAKHLDKKDQAINSLNKALSNNQNPPTQIQDMHYALGDLHNANKTYDQAFEHYQKGNQLRPFNFDINIHHAQFEAIKQTFSAENIANIATSPEQNEQAVFILGMPRSGTSLVEQILSAHSQLYGAGELEYMGEILNSLPQRFSHPQGYPGVMSKLSSEDLGQLATEYLGRLNALAPGTPRISDKMPHNFLSLGLISRMLPKAKIIHCKRDPIDTCLSIYFHNFNANHPYANNQKNLATYYHSYVDLMQHWLKVLDIPILEVEYEQLVQDQENQSQRLIEFCGLEWDEKCLQFHKQKRTVTTPSYDQVRQPMYTSSMQRWKRYEKHIPELIAELSK, encoded by the coding sequence ATGAATCTGAATAAGAAAAAAAAGCAAGCCTATACGTTTTTTCAAAACCGTCAGCTACAGGAAGCCAGAAAACTCTACACTGAGATTACTCGCAAGGCGCCCAAAGATGCTGATGCCTGGTTTTTTCTGAGCATTATTCATGGTCAAATGGGTACATTGCCTGAGGCTGAACACTGTTGCCGTCAAACCCTGGCACTACAACCCAACGCTCATGCCGCCTGGGATAATCTTGGTCTGGCATTAATGATGCAGGGTCGCGCCAATGAGGCAGCCCCCTGTTTCCAGAAATCCATACAGATCAACCCGCGCAATGAGAAGGCGTACGCCAAGCTTGGTAACCTACTGCGTGAACAGGGACACCCTGTGGATGCCAGAAAACACTTCAACAAGGCATTGGAGATCAACCCCAACTACGCCGAGGCACACAACAACCTGGGTAATTTATTACAGGAACAGTGTAAATTCAAGGAAGCCCTGGAACACTACCAAACAGCGGCACGACTGGTTCCAAATTATATCGAAGCCCATTTTAATATCGGCACAATTCAACAAAGCCTGGGTAATTATGAATCAGCAATCGAGCATTATCATGAGGCTCATCGCCTACGCCCTGAGTTCAGCGCGCCAATAGCCGGTGTTGCCAATATCTATGAAAAACAGGGTGAATTTGAAGCGGCCTACAAGGAACTGGAACCATTACTCAAACTGCCTGTACCACCATCCAACGCCGCCATTACCTTTGCCAACTTTGCCAAACACCTGGATAAAAAAGATCAGGCCATTAACTCACTAAACAAGGCTCTGAGCAACAATCAAAACCCACCCACCCAGATACAGGACATGCACTACGCCCTGGGTGATCTGCACAATGCAAACAAGACATACGACCAGGCATTCGAACATTACCAGAAAGGCAATCAGTTACGCCCGTTTAATTTTGATATCAACATTCATCACGCACAATTTGAGGCGATTAAACAAACTTTTAGCGCAGAGAACATTGCCAATATAGCCACCTCACCTGAACAGAATGAACAAGCTGTATTCATACTGGGTATGCCCCGCTCTGGCACTAGCCTGGTCGAACAAATCCTCTCTGCCCACAGTCAACTCTATGGCGCGGGTGAACTGGAATACATGGGTGAAATACTCAACAGCCTGCCACAACGCTTCTCACACCCACAAGGTTACCCCGGTGTCATGAGCAAACTCAGCAGTGAAGACCTGGGTCAACTGGCAACTGAATATCTGGGCAGGCTTAATGCCCTTGCACCCGGCACGCCACGTATTAGCGATAAAATGCCGCATAATTTTCTGTCACTGGGACTCATCAGCCGTATGTTGCCCAAGGCAAAAATAATTCACTGCAAGCGTGACCCGATTGACACCTGCCTGTCCATTTATTTTCATAACTTCAATGCCAACCACCCCTACGCCAATAACCAGAAAAACCTCGCTACCTACTACCATAGCTATGTTGACCTGATGCAACACTGGCTCAAGGTACTTGATATACCTATCCTTGAGGTTGAATACGAACAATTAGTGCAAGATCAGGAAAATCAAAGCCAGCGTCTGATTGAATTCTGCGGCCTGGAATGGGATGAAAAATGTCTGCAATTCCACAAACAGAAGCGTACCGTTACCACCCCCAGCTACGACCAGGTTCGTCAGCCCATGTATACCTCCTCCATGCAACGCTGGAAGCGCTATGAAAAGCATATTCCAGAGCTAATCGCAGAATTAAGTAAGTGA